In Ornithorhynchus anatinus isolate Pmale09 chromosome 5, mOrnAna1.pri.v4, whole genome shotgun sequence, the DNA window atgcgtCTGCTTTGAAAGTGTTTTTTTGATGTGTGATATATACTTTTTctgctttattttctttttcaaacagCACAGGAGCTGAAACTGACAGCCATTCATCAAAATGCAGTGGAATTTCATTCGGACTGGCTCTCGGCTGGCAAATGGGACATGTTTGACAGGCCCCCGGGCTGGTTCCTTCTGGTACTGCCAGAGCGAAAGAGGACGTTCGGTCCTAGACGGTGCTGGATGCGGGTTAGTCTGGGTTCACGGCCCTCAAAACCAGAGGCTCCACGTAGCTGCGGCCTTATACGTCGCGAAGGAGAAGAAGCCACCGGAGGCTCATCTTTCCCAGCCGGACGACTCTCAACAGAAACAGCAAGTGGAAGCGGTCTCGAAAGGGAGACCCGACCTTTCTCTCAACAAAACCCGAGGAGCTTCCAAAGACGCAGGAGAGGAGCTCGATCCTTTACAAGACAAATCGATTAGTCTCTTCCAGCGATTTAAGAAAACATTTAGACAGTATGGAAAAGTTATGATTCCAGTACACCTGTTGACTTCCAGTGTGTGGTTTGGAACCTTTTATTATGCAGCCATGAAGTAAGTTATCGCTGGGTGAAGGCGTCTCTCTGTTAAATTGAGGCTAAGAAAATCCACACTGCTAGGTTTGCCAAATTTTAAATGCCCTAATGTAGTctctcccttcactccaaagaCATTTTATTGATTATTTGATATGCAGTCTACGTCCTTCACTTAGTCTAATAAATATTCGATATGTTGGATGCCCCCAAAATAAGACAGTTGTTCAGTTTTCTGGCATACAGATATATTAGTGAACAGAACTGATTTGTACGTCCTTGGACGGCTGAAATCCATTATTTAGGAGTAGACTGCTCTGTAAATGCAAAGAAACGATGTGGCAAAAAATATATTTCTCATTTGATCAGGCAGTTTCAGTGAGCCGTTGATGTCTGAAGTGTAAATATGCCGTACTAGTATAACTTGTAGATTTTTTTCTTAGCACATGCCAGGAACCGTTCTAAATTGAGGCATTAAAAATACCAGGACTTCCGTAATAAACTTAGAAGAAATGTCCTTTTTTGGTGCCTTTTCCAAAAGCCCAGGGCCTAATTATGTGGTTAGTTGTGGGGAGTTATTTATTTGTCCATGACAGCCTAAAAATAGGTCGCTGCTATTAGGAACATAATTCTCCCAGCTTGCCTCAGACTGCAAATGTCCTTTTCTTTGAAATTACAGTTGAGAAAGATGTGCATCAAGAGAAGATTTaatatcagtcggtggtatttattgaggccgtaccgtgtgcaaagcgccaTACTAAGGCGCCTGGGATAGTAcggcacaacagagttgggagacacaatctctgcccacaaggagcttgcaatctacgaGATTCCATAGAATTGGGAAAAGGCATTAGGAAGCAAGTGAGAAGTCTGACACTGTAAACCCTTAATTTTAGTATCTTCACTGTTTGAACCCCTAGccgtactcttttttttttccctcaaggtCACTTTCTTGATCACCTGTCTTTATTATCTCTGCTTCTTCAGAGTTTTCAGCTATCTTTCTTGTTGCGTCCTTCCTTGATCTGATTCCGCCACACATTCTGGTGGATAGATTAGGAATCTCAAGAGCTAATTTCCTCCCCCGCTTACCCTAGGCGAGACTTGTGCTGGGTCAGATCAGTGGTCCATCAAGCACAGTATTCTGGCTCCAccagtggtaaaaaaaaaaaaaaaaaaggagacggGGACTAGTCAGgctgccagtcaatcatatttattgagcacttgctgtgtgcagagcactgtgctaagcgcttgggagagtacaacagaatagacacattccctgcctacaatgagcttgcagactagagagggagacagaccctaatataaagaaattacagataggtacgtaagcgctgagggctcggaaggggggatgaataaagggagcgagtcaggacgacaagggagtgggagaagaggaaaggagggcttcgtctgggaaggcctcctggacgcgatgtgccttcagtaaaacttggaagtgggggaaagtaattgtctgacggatatgaggagggagggcgttccaggtgtgACGTGGGCAGGAGGTCGGCGGCgagtagacgagatggagggacggtgagaaggttagcattagaagagcgatgGACTAGTCATACATTGCTTGCCCTCGACCCCTCCACCCTCATGGGAATGGTGTGCCGCATTCCCTGATATTTTCCTATCATCCAACGAGGACCTATTGTTTGTGCGTCGATCTGATTTTTCCCCAGATTTCCCAATCTCGTACTGTTTCCCACCAACAATTCTAATACTCTCACTGATCACCCATTTCGGACCCATCCAGAATTTGCTTAAATGCTTCTCAAACCTACTGGTAGTAATAAAAACTTAAGAAGTAGCCAGTCTTTTTATACCGCCATCAAGGAATGAATAGATGTTCTGAGTAAAAACGGATCTTCGGGCTTTCGCTCTGCCCCGCCATTCTAAGCCACAATTCTCCCCCTAATTAAATAACCCTTTAGAGCTGCCGAGTGAACTCTGTGATTTTTGTAGCACTGAAAAATAGAGATAAGTGCACTCTCGTCTTACGGCTCTTCCCGAACATGTCTGAGGTGTATTGATACACTGCAGTGGGCTTCTATCTAGAgttaggagaaaaaaagaattatCCTGGTAATCTTTGGGAACTCTTGAGTGTCTGAGCATTGCATCGTTTCTTTATCCTGTTTGTTGCCTTTTACCTCTGTCCTACCTTGCTGCTCTGGAGAGAGCTTTGTATCAAAAGAGGCTTCTGAAGTAGTAACAGAGTGGGACCAAGCAACGTAATTCACCCGTGCCATGAAACTCTGCCGAACAAGAATACTTTGGCATGAGAAAGGGAATACCGTTCaagaaatgccattagaaaagcaGACCGGTTGTCCATCTGGCTTcatattctgtctccaacagccgCGCTAGGACCCCCTGGAAAAACCCTTGGGTTGCCCTCTAGACACCCACCCTCCTGGTTTGGGAGGTAATAGTGATTGTGatattttcaatcagtcatatttattgagcacttactgtgtgcggaccactgtactgagcacttgggagagtacggtacaacagagttggtggacacattccccgcccatgacaggctcacagtcgagaggtatttaagtgcttactacgtgtcaaacactctgCCGAGCGTTGGggttgttacaagataatcaagtcccacacggggctctcagtctgagcaggagggagaatgaataggtatcgaaaccccatttggcagatgagggaactgaggcacagagaagttaagtgacttgctcgaggtcacccagcagacaaatggtgaagcctgATTAGAagagaggtcctctgactcccaggcctgtgctctttccactaggccacactgctttccctagATGTAATATAAATATCCATGAGTTTTTCCTCTGTCCCCTAATTTTCCTCTAACCCATTATGGACCATGTGTCCTGTCAATGAGTCagaatatttatggagcgcttaggaAGCCTccggtgcaatagagttggtagacatatccccttgcccacggggagcttgcaACCTAGAGAGGCTTAGAGTCCATAAATCTAAAAGCTCCAAGCAAAAATTTCAGTGGTGTTGGGGACAGATTATGAGGCCAGATGGGTGGCGTCACTCATTTTGCGTTCCCTTACAAACTGGCAACACCCCTGTATAGTCGATTTAAAAAgtcatccctttttttttttttgaaacctcATGTGTCTTGTAATATCAGTAGTGCAGAAATTACAGCTACGAATGGTCGTTGTGTTCATGGAAACCCTTGTTGTTTCAAAGGCCAATAAGGGATTGGGGGACGATGGTTAGGAATAGGGATCACTTCCTCTTCATCGTCCCACCCCGTGTCACGTCCTGGCATTGTACAGGAGAGTTAGAACAGCAGGAGTACAACCGGAATCCCCCCCTTCCCGACTCTacgcaggaggggaaggaaaaaaaaaaagtctgcttcTTCCTACTGGAATCTCTGCTTCAAGTGTTGTTTTACACAAGGGAGCATTTTGGATAGTTCCTCTTTGCTTTCACCTggttaggaaataataataatggtatttattgagtgcttagtatctgccaatatatacagtatatatataatgttggtatttgttaagcgcttactatgtgcagagcactgttctaagtgctgggggagatacaaggtaatcaggttgtctcacatgaggctcacagttaatccccattttacagatgaggtaactgaggcacagagaagtgaagtgacttgcccgcagtcacacagctgacaagtggcagagccgggattcgaacccatgacctctgacttccaagcccaggctctttccgctgagccacgctgatatattTGTAGTAtatacagacaaatcgggttggacacagtccctgtcgcacgtggggctcgccgtctcaatccccattttacagatgaggtaactgaagcatcgaggagtcaagcgacttgcccgaggccccacgacagacgagtggcagagccggaattagaacccgtgactttccgactcccaggcctgtgctctatcccctgatgATCGGACCTGGAGTCAGTCGCGCTAAATGAAATTCAAAAAGATTTGGAAAACCGAAAAGCATTTCCAGCAACGTGTTTCGACACTTCGATACCCTCCGGCACTTGTCAATAGTTTCTTGGAACTGGCCTTGGAACGAATTTGCAATTTCCAGTAAATAATGGTGATAGTGGTGCATTTGGGCAGTGCTAATGAACTGATAAAgcatagagaagcaccgtggctcagtggaaagaacccgggcttgggagtcagggttcatgggttcgaatccctcctctgccacttgccagctgtgactgtgggaaagtcacttcacttctctgtgcttcagttacctcatctgtcaaatggggattgagaccgtgagcttcatgtgggacaacctgattaccctgtatctacccccagcgcttagaacagtgctctgcacacagtaagcgcttaacaaataccaacattattattattataaggcttcaAAGAGCATTCCTGCAGACTGAGATCCCATTATAACCGATTCACAGCCATGTCTGGGCCTTCTTCCTTCCCAATTTCTGAGCCGCGTGCCTTTAGTTTGCTGTAGTCCCTGGATCTGAGCTGGAGGAATGGTCCGTTGGCTCTAATTCACCAGCTTTCAGTgctaagcgtttagcacagtaaatgctcaataaacgcctTCGATCAGTCTGGTCTTGGATGTGTTGCCAATGGAGGTTTGGGTTTTGTGAGTAGATGGGAACTAAGTGAactgatggtttttattgagccctgactgtgagcagagcattgtactaaatgcttgggagagtacactgtaacagacccGCGCCTTGCCCAAAGTGAGCGTACAGTGTAGAGAAAAAgcaggaaataggatttaatggcTGGCCTGCAGTCCGTTTCGTCTTTACCTCCTTCCTGCCTTGCTCACAAGGCCAGCagttgaaaagcagcacggcctactggaaagagcagaggcctgggagtcagaggacctggtttctaatcctgactccaccactcgtctgctctctcaagttgggcaagtcacttggtttctccgggcttcagttgcctcttctgtggaatggggattaagaccgagtgcACCCTGTGGAAcggtgattgtgtccaacctgatcagcttgtatttaccccagcacttttcattcgttcggtcgtatttattgagtgcttattgtgtgcagagcactatacggagctctagggaaagtacattatagcaataaacagacacttcccctgcccacaacaagcttacagccagaGATCGGGGGAGGAAAGCGGGGGAAGGAagtcagacgttaatataaatacatttaaaaacatTATAGCTTTGTAcatcaatgctgtggggctggggtggggaaagaacagagggagccagtcaaggcgacacaaaagggagtgggagaagagtaaaggggtgctcatagtttgggaaggcctcctggaggagatgtgccttcagtaaggctctgaagcgcttagaacagtgctttgcacatagtaagcgcttaacaaataccataaaaaaaagaggggaagaataaacacttaaatacctttttttttaaaggccatCTAAAACCTTGATACCAAGATAGTGACCAATGagcatcgcttagtggaaagagcacaggcttgagagtcagagggcatgagttctaatcccggggctgtgaccttgtgcaagccactgaacttctctgtgcctcagttacctggactataaaatggagattaagactgggagcccctcgtgggacaaactgattaccttgtatctaccccagagcttagaacagtgcttggcacatagtaagtgcttaacagataccataattattagtattatgttaCAATTTCCTTTTCAATATAGCTTCTAGAACAAACTTGCAGGAAAAGATtgcatttccatttttttaaatggtttcacTACAACTTTTTACTTCACATTAACTGTTTATCAGTAAAAGTAATTTTTTCCCAAACTCGTGGTCTCACCCATGTTGATTAAATCATGACACAGAATTCTGAGAAATTAGGATCCATTTGGAAGGTTGACCCACAGTGTTCAACACAAATTTTTATTTGAACCTAGAGGAGGTTTGAATTAATGTTTATTTAAATCTAAAAAATGCTTCTCTTTGGGCTCGTGGCATAGTTAATAATAGAAAATCTGAAAAGAAGACAATTTGACTGCAATGATGCACCCTCTATCCATCAGGACTGAGTTCGTCAAACAGTGTAGGTTTTAATTACTCCAATCAGCTGAAATATTGCCCTTTACAGGAGCTCAAGATCAAAATTTCATTCTAAATTTCAAACTCAGAGCAACTGAGAGCCCAAGCTATTAAAATATTTCGTTTTGGATATAATTAAATTTATAGTTTTCCCCACATAGTTTACCATTGCCATTCAAAGTTTGGAAACAGCTTCCACTTCTAAAATTTGGAACAAGACTCTTGAGCATGGAGGTACCATTTTCTGTCTGGTCCAaaattgggaatttttttttccctgagctcAAAATCAGACCGTAGTTACTCTCTTACATTTAAATAATGTTTAATTAAAAGTacatctttttaaaaatcaagttAATCATCACAAGAACTTCTTTAGGGAGGCTAGAAAATAGCATTTCCATTTTTAAACTGGGAAGCTTAAGCCATACAGTGGTTATGTGGTTTGTGCTAGGTATCACAGAACCTTCATAAATAAAACCCAGACTCCTGATTCAGCCTCCAATATTTTTTCTGCTAATCCCTGAGGAAAATAACACTGAGAAACAAATCTTGGATAAGAGCAGGGTTgccctttaaaatatatatagcCAAATCAAAAATGGAGTGGAAAAATGTCTCCATTCATTTAGATTTTTAGGATCCATCAAGAATTGTTTTGAACAGTGGCATCAGAGGAGTTCTGGAGAAACAGTGTAGTGGTTGTTTATCGTGGTACGCATCTAACAAACCCCAACTTTCCTTCTAATGACCCATTCTAGACCTATTTGCTAGTTTGCCTTCTTGGGGCATCCAACGGCCCTTATTTTTACTCTGATAATCCATGTTTTCCGCATGCCTCTACAGCATATCTTCTACTCGTCCATTATGTTTGCATTTTTACACAACCTGATAATTGAGTGCCCATTATGTGTCCAGACGGTGTATTGATTCCATCCTCGAGTATGTTGTGAAATTTAGAATGAGTCAATCAgttgaattgattgagtgcttactgtgtgcagagcactgtacttagcgcttgcgAGAGAGTACAGGACCTTATAATAGACATTCACATTTCAGAAAGGTCTGGTTTAAGATTTAAAATATTGCTAACCCGAATCCCTGACTCTGGCCAAACAATTTGGCTTTAAGACTTCATGTGTAAGCTTCCGTATAATTTAGAAGGGGGGATATTTTAGAAATTTAGAAAGGGGGAAAGTGTTCAGGACATGTCCCACTCAAAagacttcagtggttgcccatccacgtcaaataaaaactcctcaccgttggctttgaaGCAGTCTACCACCTCGCCCCtttcttcctcacctcacttcagtcctacaacccaggccacacacttcactcctccagcgctaaccttctcactgggcctccatctcactgccgacccttaggccatgtcctgcctctggcctggaacaccctccctcctcaaatccgacagacaattactctcccccccaaaagccttatcgaaggtgcgtctcctccgaaaggccttcccagactaaattccaccattcctcatctcccgctcccttctgcgtcaccctgacttgttccctttgctcgcCCCCCCGATccccaacacttaagtacatacctgtaattttatttatttgtcccGATGTCTGCAGCAttgatgtacatatttataatgtaGTAtaaagtacatatctataattcatttaaatgtatttgtattgatgtccgtctcctcccccccacccaaactgAAAGCTTGTTTCGGGCAGAGGACGCGTCTCTTcgttgctgtatcgtactctcccaagtgcttagtacggtacacacagtaagcgctgaataaataagactgaatgaatgaatgaaattgctcCTAATGTTCTTTTTATCACACATCTCCTCTGAGTGGAGATCATGTGAAAATGGTTTTCATTCTTGTAGTaagtagaatcaatcagtggtgtttattgagcatttactctgtgcagagcactgtacagtacaagtcaacagagtgggtaggcaggatcactgcccaccaggagcttacagtctagagggggagacagacgttaaattatggataggtacgtaagtgttgtggagctcagggtggggtgaataccaagtgcttaaaggatacagatctaaatgcaaaggtgacataaaagggagagaaagtaggggaaatgagggcttattcaaggaaggcctcttggacatttGATTTTAATAGGatattgaagatagggagagtggtggtctgtcagatatgaagggagagggaattgcaAGGCAGAAGGAGAGGGTGAGCAAGGAATTGgcgtggaggtacagtgagtaggttggggttggaggagtgaagtgggtttcactggctgggttgtagtaggaactcagtataggagcgggcaaggtgattgagttccttTAAACTGAGggtaaggaatttcagtttgctgcagaggtggttgggcaatcactggagggttttgaggagcgggaagaCGCGAACCGAatgttttttattaaaaaaaaaaaagatccagccAGAAGAATGAAGTCAgacctggagtgaggagagacaggaggcagggaggtcagtgaagaggccgaTGCAATAGCCAAAGCAGGATATAAATGTGTAATAGTAGTTTCGATGGCGAGAagtgggcagattttagcgatgtgatgAAGGAAGACGGGGCATGATTTGGTTACGgattgaatatggggattgaaagagagaattGGGTTGAGGATAACTGCCATTGTAATGAACTTGTCGGATAAGGAGGTTAGTggtattgcctacagtgatggaaaatacGGGGATGACAAAttctgagtgggaagataagttctcctttggac includes these proteins:
- the FAM210A gene encoding protein FAM210A isoform X2 gives rise to the protein MQWNFIRTGSRLANGTCLTGPRAGSFWYCQSERGRSVLDGAGCGLVWVHGPQNQRLHVAAALYVAKEKKPPEAHLSQPDDSQQKQQVEAVSKGRPDLSLNKTRGASKDAGEELDPLQDKSISLFQRFKKTFRQYGKVMIPVHLLTSSVWFGTFYYAAMKGVNVIPFLELIGLPDSVVNILKNSQSGNALTAYAMYKIATPARYTVTLGGTSITVKYMRSRGYMSTPPPVKEYLQDRMEETKDLITEKMEETKDRLTGKLQETKDKVSFKKKVE
- the FAM210A gene encoding protein FAM210A isoform X1, with the translated sequence MQWNFIRTGSRLANGTCLTGPRAGSFWYCQSERGRSVLDGAGCGLVWVHGPQNQRLHVAAALYVAKEKKPPEAHLSQPDDSQQKQQVEAVSKGRPDLSLNKTRGASKDAGEELDPLQDKSISLFQRFKKTFRQYGKVMIPVHLLTSSVWFGTFYYAAMKGVNVIPFLELIGLPDSVVNILKNSQSGNALTAYAMYKETATSDCCNCSMHAIATPARYTVTLGGTSITVKYMRSRGYMSTPPPVKEYLQDRMEETKDLITEKMEETKDRLTGKLQETKDKVSFKKKVE